The following coding sequences are from one Treponema parvum window:
- the eno gene encoding phosphopyruvate hydratase encodes MDYLEIIKVVGREIIDSRGNPTVEAEVHLADGTIALGAAPSGASTGEFEALELRDGDKSKFGGKGVQKAVHNINTVINEALLGVDASDTYKVDSIMIKADGTKDKSKLGANAILAVSIACARAAAKSLDIPLYRFLGGVNANYLPVPMMNILNGGAHATNTVDTQEFMIMPVGAKSFKDALRWCTEVFHSLQKILKNKGLATSVGDEGGFAPDLSSDEETIETILAAVKDAGYEPKKDFMIAMDAASSEWKSPKGKGHYLLPKCKKEYTSEQLIDHWESLIKKYPIVSIEDGLDEEDWEGWKLMTERLGKKVQLVGDDLFVTNTERLAKGISSGCGNSILIKLNQIGSVSETLDAIKMAHKAGYTAISSHRSGETEDTTIADLAVALNTCQIKTGAPSRSERVAKYNQLLRIEETLGDSAVYPGMKAFNL; translated from the coding sequence ATGGATTATTTGGAAATCATTAAGGTTGTGGGACGCGAAATCATAGATTCACGAGGAAACCCCACCGTAGAAGCGGAAGTTCACCTTGCCGACGGAACTATCGCGCTGGGAGCGGCTCCTAGCGGAGCGTCTACCGGCGAATTTGAAGCTTTGGAACTCCGTGACGGCGATAAATCGAAATTCGGGGGCAAGGGTGTTCAAAAGGCTGTACACAACATAAACACCGTTATAAACGAAGCACTCCTCGGCGTGGACGCTTCGGACACTTATAAGGTTGATTCCATCATGATAAAGGCGGACGGAACAAAGGACAAGTCAAAGCTCGGCGCCAACGCGATCCTTGCGGTTTCCATAGCATGTGCGCGTGCGGCGGCAAAATCTTTAGACATTCCTCTTTATCGCTTTTTGGGCGGCGTAAACGCAAATTATCTGCCCGTTCCGATGATGAACATATTAAACGGCGGCGCGCACGCGACGAACACTGTAGACACGCAAGAGTTTATGATCATGCCGGTAGGCGCAAAATCATTTAAAGACGCTCTTCGCTGGTGTACGGAAGTATTCCACAGCCTGCAAAAAATCCTTAAAAACAAGGGACTTGCAACTTCCGTAGGAGACGAAGGCGGTTTTGCTCCTGATCTAAGCAGCGATGAAGAAACGATCGAAACTATTCTTGCAGCGGTAAAAGACGCAGGCTACGAGCCTAAAAAAGACTTTATGATAGCTATGGACGCAGCTTCAAGCGAATGGAAGAGCCCGAAAGGCAAAGGCCACTACCTTTTGCCCAAATGCAAAAAGGAATACACGTCCGAACAGCTCATCGATCACTGGGAATCCCTGATCAAAAAATATCCGATCGTTTCCATTGAAGACGGACTTGACGAAGAAGACTGGGAAGGATGGAAGCTCATGACCGAAAGGCTCGGCAAAAAAGTTCAGCTCGTAGGCGACGATCTTTTTGTAACGAATACCGAACGCTTGGCAAAGGGAATTTCTTCAGGCTGCGGCAACTCCATTCTCATTAAGCTCAATCAGATCGGCTCCGTTTCGGAAACCTTGGATGCAATAAAGATGGCTCACAAGGCGGGCTACACGGCGATTTCTTCGCACCGTTCAGGCGAAACCGAAGATACGACGATCGCGGATTTGGCGGTGGCTTTAAATACCTGCCAGATTAAAACGGGAGCCCCAAGCCGCTCCGAACGCGTTGCAAAGTATAACCAGCTGTTAAGGATTGAAGAAACCTTGGGCGACAGCGCGGTATATCCCGGAATGAAAGCGTTTAATCTGTAG
- a CDS encoding helix-turn-helix transcriptional regulator, producing MSYIQKNQKVFEKIMKAIAAEFGSYCEVVLHDLTLPYDHTIVAIENGHVTNRKIGDSGTNIGLEVLRGSIVENDRYNYVNKTQDGKLLRSTSVYFKDKKNKTIGSLCINFDITGLIQAENTIKEYANSSSPDEVEEFFTGNIDDLLDKMLQETIRRIGKSVHDMTKEDKLQAIKYLDNKGIFLVKKSMDTVSDFFGISKFTLYNYLDEVRKQ from the coding sequence ATGAGCTATATTCAAAAAAATCAAAAAGTATTTGAAAAAATAATGAAAGCGATAGCGGCGGAATTCGGCAGTTATTGCGAAGTCGTATTGCACGACCTTACGCTCCCGTATGATCACACGATCGTTGCAATAGAAAACGGTCATGTTACAAATCGAAAAATCGGAGATTCCGGCACTAATATCGGTCTTGAAGTGCTGCGCGGTTCCATCGTTGAAAATGACAGATATAATTATGTGAATAAAACTCAGGACGGAAAACTTCTGCGATCCACCTCCGTATATTTTAAAGACAAAAAGAATAAAACCATAGGAAGTCTGTGCATAAATTTTGATATTACCGGTTTAATACAGGCGGAAAATACTATAAAGGAATACGCGAATTCTTCGTCTCCCGACGAGGTTGAAGAATTTTTTACCGGAAATATTGACGATCTGTTGGACAAAATGCTGCAGGAAACGATCAGACGTATCGGAAAGTCCGTTCATGACATGACAAAAGAAGATAAATTGCAGGCGATAAAATATTTGGATAACAAGGGTATATTTTTAGTAAAAAAATCGATGGATACCGTTTCCGATTTTTTTGGAATATCCAAATTTACTTTGTATAATTATCTTGACGAAGTAAGAAAGCAGTGA
- a CDS encoding DNA/RNA non-specific endonuclease, producing the protein MKRSKYNALLFFILCFFIVWSALKYKKSNSDTLISKNTAGVEESPNAVLKFSDQDPLVTCCAPCPGHEIHTYSGFTLCYREEYEQAEWVAYELTESELVKTVERSNYFRADPSISTNSASPEDYVGSGYDKGHLAPAGDMAWSEQSMRDSFFMSNMSPQLPSFNRGIWKYLEDQVRLWARKFGWVYVISGPVLEKPSGEYESIGKNRVSVPEYYYKALLTKTADGKIYVLAFILPNQKYTGSFYDFAVTVDEVERRTSLDFFAALEDDVENALESAVDISVWK; encoded by the coding sequence ATGAAACGTTCAAAATATAATGCGCTTTTGTTTTTTATACTTTGCTTTTTTATCGTATGGTCGGCCTTAAAATATAAAAAGTCGAATTCCGATACGTTAATTTCGAAAAATACGGCCGGAGTCGAAGAATCTCCGAATGCGGTTTTAAAATTTTCGGATCAAGATCCTCTCGTTACTTGCTGCGCTCCGTGTCCCGGCCATGAAATCCACACCTACAGCGGATTTACGCTTTGCTACCGCGAAGAATACGAACAAGCCGAATGGGTTGCTTACGAACTTACGGAAAGCGAACTTGTAAAGACTGTAGAGCGGTCGAATTATTTTAGAGCAGATCCTTCAATTTCGACGAATTCCGCAAGCCCTGAAGACTATGTCGGAAGCGGCTACGATAAGGGGCATTTGGCTCCTGCAGGCGACATGGCTTGGAGCGAACAATCTATGCGGGATTCATTTTTTATGAGCAATATGAGCCCGCAGCTTCCGTCTTTTAACCGCGGAATATGGAAATATCTTGAAGATCAGGTTCGCCTCTGGGCCAGAAAATTCGGCTGGGTGTATGTTATTTCGGGGCCCGTGCTCGAAAAGCCCTCAGGCGAATATGAGTCCATAGGCAAAAACAGGGTGAGCGTCCCCGAGTATTATTATAAAGCGCTTCTTACAAAAACAGCCGATGGAAAAATTTACGTGCTGGCGTTTATTCTGCCCAATCAAAAATATACCGGCAGTTTTTACGACTTTGCGGTAACCGTAGACGAAGTTGAAAGGCGCACGTCTCTCGATTTTTTTGCGGCGCTGGAAGACGACGTTGAAAACGCGCTCGAATCTGCAGTAGATATTTCCGTCTGGAAATAA
- the purN gene encoding phosphoribosylglycinamide formyltransferase gives MVNVAVLVSGGGTNLQALIDYKKNAENCPYDISVVMSDKKDAFALERAKNAAIPTEIVSPYFVLGDSKAKLASREEKRLAVSDRALENCKKYKIDLIVLAGWLTVLCGGIIDRYSQRIINLHPALLPKFGGVGMWGRHVHEAVLAAGEKESGCTVHLVDSGCDTGRILIQKKVPVLPGDTPETLYSRIALQEHKALVEGVCLLANSLGKS, from the coding sequence ATGGTGAATGTTGCGGTTCTTGTTTCAGGCGGAGGTACGAATTTACAGGCGCTCATAGATTATAAAAAAAACGCCGAAAACTGTCCGTATGATATAAGCGTTGTTATGAGCGATAAAAAAGACGCGTTTGCGCTTGAACGCGCAAAAAACGCCGCCATTCCCACCGAAATTGTAAGTCCGTATTTTGTACTTGGCGACTCAAAGGCCAAACTTGCGTCGCGGGAAGAAAAACGGCTCGCCGTTTCCGACAGAGCGCTTGAAAATTGTAAAAAATATAAGATCGATCTGATAGTTCTTGCAGGCTGGCTGACTGTTCTTTGCGGCGGCATAATCGACCGATATTCACAGCGCATTATTAACCTTCATCCGGCTCTTTTGCCTAAATTCGGCGGAGTAGGGATGTGGGGACGTCATGTGCACGAGGCTGTCCTTGCCGCCGGTGAAAAAGAAAGCGGATGTACGGTTCATCTTGTAGATTCAGGCTGCGACACGGGACGTATTCTTATTCAAAAAAAAGTTCCGGTATTGCCCGGCGACACTCCCGAAACTCTTTATTCGCGCATAGCTTTGCAGGAACATAAGGCGCTTGTTGAAGGCGTTTGCCTTTTGGCAAACAGTTTGGGCAAAAGTTGA
- a CDS encoding DNA-binding domain-containing protein has translation MLKYALRENLLTAAPDDYMAQAADVRSYTLDEIINLMMEKGTTLTRADVAATLQVYGEVVSAIIKDGSAVNTPLMNTSMSISGVFGGANDSFDKKRHTVNLNITAGTLLRDAVTKVKCEKTEGASTDPYITEVTDIVTGAVNTTLTKGGVVQLVGSRLKFDAKDEAQGIFFVPETGEAVRAAVIAENKPARLMAIIPADLAAGTYYIEVRTKIDMGGKKLKTHKTGRFNKPLTCAA, from the coding sequence ATGTTAAAGTACGCTCTTCGTGAAAACTTACTGACGGCTGCGCCGGACGACTACATGGCACAGGCAGCTGATGTGCGCTCGTACACTCTTGACGAGATTATCAACCTGATGATGGAAAAAGGTACCACGCTCACGCGTGCGGATGTGGCGGCAACCTTGCAAGTCTACGGAGAGGTAGTAAGTGCCATCATCAAAGACGGCTCGGCAGTTAACACACCGCTTATGAACACCTCGATGAGCATATCGGGCGTATTCGGCGGAGCAAATGACAGCTTCGACAAAAAACGGCACACGGTCAACTTGAACATAACCGCCGGCACGCTCCTTCGTGATGCGGTTACCAAGGTTAAGTGCGAAAAAACCGAAGGAGCAAGCACCGATCCGTACATAACCGAAGTAACCGACATCGTAACGGGAGCGGTAAACACAACATTGACCAAAGGCGGGGTGGTTCAACTGGTCGGAAGCCGCCTCAAGTTCGACGCCAAAGACGAAGCTCAAGGCATCTTCTTTGTGCCCGAAACCGGAGAGGCCGTGCGTGCCGCCGTCATCGCCGAAAACAAACCCGCGCGTCTTATGGCAATAATCCCTGCCGATTTGGCGGCCGGTACCTACTACATCGAAGTGCGGACAAAAATCGATATGGGTGGTAAAAAACTGAAAACGCACAAAACCGGCCGGTTCAACAAACCGCTCACGTGCGCCGCATAA
- a CDS encoding ABC transporter substrate-binding protein — protein MKKILVLLQIITLCAGAVFAGGQADASVKTQKKIRVLSMTAQISDGIEKYIDQFEKETGIKVELELYGDQELRQKEMTEFMTGTSTVDAYMFSPLQDMTPFSKNGWVEPLDAYLKDADFDWADFKAPQQQITIKGTGKVGCLPLYSSVQLMYYRKDIFAKNGIVPPKTYDELINVCEKINDPSNNFYAVACRGEKIALTSQFSPFLFGFGASFFKNGTSAFRSPEALEAVKFYGRLLGQYAPPGIMNAGYSQMTQLFNSGTVGIVIDAAALYSSLIDKNESKFADQVGVAPIPAGPAGAHSYKQVVWAIAMYSGSKNKDAAWKFMKFVAGKDVATYITPRGMPSFRNSVWTDPRVTGAMVADITDAYAKTNAITTNNEYGLPRMTSVTEARDAMGQAVVYSIETKGNGGDLNKKMQEAADKVDALLKKANEYGSAYNW, from the coding sequence ATGAAAAAGATCTTAGTATTGTTGCAAATTATAACGCTGTGTGCAGGCGCCGTTTTTGCAGGCGGGCAGGCGGATGCGTCGGTAAAGACACAGAAGAAAATTCGTGTTTTAAGCATGACCGCTCAAATTTCCGACGGTATCGAAAAATACATTGATCAGTTTGAAAAAGAGACTGGGATAAAAGTTGAGCTGGAATTGTACGGCGATCAGGAATTAAGACAAAAAGAAATGACGGAATTTATGACCGGAACTTCTACTGTCGACGCCTATATGTTTAGCCCATTACAGGACATGACTCCGTTCAGTAAGAACGGCTGGGTGGAACCCCTTGATGCCTATCTTAAAGACGCAGACTTTGATTGGGCTGATTTTAAAGCTCCTCAACAACAGATAACTATTAAGGGAACCGGCAAAGTTGGTTGTCTGCCTTTGTATTCGTCCGTGCAATTAATGTACTATCGCAAAGACATATTTGCAAAAAACGGTATCGTTCCTCCTAAGACATACGACGAACTGATCAATGTTTGTGAAAAAATTAACGACCCGTCGAATAATTTTTACGCTGTTGCGTGCAGGGGAGAAAAGATCGCGTTAACGTCCCAATTTTCGCCGTTCTTGTTCGGATTCGGCGCAAGTTTTTTTAAGAACGGCACAAGCGCATTCAGGTCTCCTGAAGCTCTTGAGGCTGTAAAATTTTACGGCCGCCTGCTCGGACAATATGCTCCCCCTGGAATAATGAATGCCGGCTATTCGCAGATGACACAGCTGTTTAATTCGGGGACGGTCGGTATCGTAATAGACGCTGCGGCATTGTATTCTTCTCTGATTGATAAAAACGAATCCAAATTTGCCGACCAAGTGGGCGTAGCTCCTATTCCCGCAGGTCCTGCCGGCGCTCATTCTTATAAACAAGTTGTTTGGGCTATTGCAATGTATTCCGGCTCAAAAAACAAAGACGCTGCTTGGAAATTTATGAAATTTGTCGCAGGTAAGGATGTTGCAACCTATATAACTCCGAGAGGAATGCCCAGTTTTAGAAATTCCGTATGGACGGATCCTCGCGTTACCGGCGCAATGGTCGCCGACATTACGGATGCGTATGCAAAAACCAATGCGATTACGACGAACAACGAATACGGTTTACCGAGGATGACTTCCGTAACCGAAGCCCGCGACGCCATGGGGCAGGCCGTAGTGTATTCGATTGAAACAAAAGGCAACGGAGGCGATCTAAATAAAAAAATGCAGGAAGCTGCTGATAAAGTCGACGCCTTGCTAAAAAAGGCCAACGAATACGGTTCGGCATATAATTGGTAG
- a CDS encoding Rpn family recombination-promoting nuclease/putative transposase has protein sequence MTKHNRRYKDSVFVDLFSEDEKAKENFLSLYNALHGTHLDISTELKPLKLEQAMYTKLSNDVSCLIDNKIIVLAEHQSTINENMPLRCLQYVARLYEQIQDPKAKYHRTLQKIPTPEFYVFYNGTENYPVRKTLKLSDAYIVKPELSPLELAIEVLNINTDKTNKVLTTCRPLEEYSMFVEAVRRNTALDKEYGFENAIKECIQNDILREYLQRKSREVMNMLLSEYDYDTDIAVRCEEAGEKAFAEGEERGARQKALEAAKMMKGMNYPISDICKISGLSVEEIKAL, from the coding sequence ATGACAAAGCACAACCGCCGGTACAAAGATTCCGTTTTTGTCGACTTGTTCAGTGAGGACGAAAAGGCGAAAGAAAACTTTTTATCGCTGTATAATGCCTTGCACGGCACACACCTCGACATTTCGACGGAACTGAAACCGCTCAAGCTCGAACAGGCTATGTATACAAAATTGTCGAACGACGTGTCGTGCCTGATCGATAATAAAATTATCGTATTAGCCGAGCACCAATCGACGATAAACGAGAACATGCCTTTACGCTGTTTGCAATATGTAGCCCGCCTGTACGAGCAGATTCAAGACCCTAAGGCAAAGTACCACAGAACCTTGCAAAAAATTCCCACTCCGGAGTTCTATGTGTTTTATAACGGCACGGAAAATTACCCCGTCCGCAAGACGCTAAAGCTTTCAGACGCCTACATCGTAAAACCGGAACTCTCACCGTTGGAACTTGCGATAGAGGTGCTCAACATCAATACGGATAAGACAAATAAAGTCTTGACAACTTGCAGACCATTGGAAGAATACAGTATGTTTGTAGAAGCCGTGCGCCGCAACACTGCGCTCGACAAAGAGTACGGCTTTGAAAACGCAATAAAAGAATGCATACAAAATGACATTTTAAGAGAATACCTGCAACGAAAATCACGGGAGGTAATGAACATGTTATTGTCGGAATATGATTATGATACGGACATAGCAGTCAGATGTGAAGAAGCGGGCGAAAAAGCTTTTGCCGAAGGGGAAGAGAGAGGTGCGCGCCAAAAAGCCCTTGAAGCGGCAAAGATGATGAAAGGGATGAATTATCCGATTAGTGATATTTGCAAAATATCGGGGCTTTCCGTCGAAGAGATTAAAGCTCTCTAG
- a CDS encoding DUF2281 domain-containing protein — protein sequence MPFSVLEKQINSLNVEQQQAVFDYVNLLVEQNTAKKEQSIIRRVPGGLAAGAFYMADDFDETPECFKDYL from the coding sequence ATGCCTTTTTCCGTTTTAGAGAAACAAATAAACAGCTTAAACGTAGAACAACAGCAAGCCGTTTTCGATTATGTTAATTTGCTGGTGGAGCAAAACACTGCCAAAAAGGAACAAAGCATAATCCGCAGGGTTCCCGGTGGTCTTGCAGCAGGTGCATTCTACATGGCAGACGATTTCGATGAAACGCCTGAATGCTTTAAGGATTATCTTTGA
- a CDS encoding M20 family metallopeptidase: MSEEVVSLLQKMIRINTVSPPGNEKDLAVFLEAYLKEKGLKPCVQSVEDNRANLICEIGSGDETLLVLNGHLDVVPAQGEWKFDPFAGNSDGTYVYGRGAADMKGGLAALTCAFLSVIPYADKLKGKLRLVFVADEETSNHGSLYYLAHDKKRYSKNYAVIAEPTELRVCKGHLGAERYWISFKGSGAHSSKPENGCNAIYLASKMINALEQYHIELRKRSSSYGSPSCAVTRIEGGEKDNTVPSSCKLFIDRRTVPGETKKDIDNEIDIIIKNVFGKEKDRVEVSSFFDFSAGRIGEDNPLIVTACEIAKRRRGEEFGKPIIFGAGCEQAIFTNGGFDTIVWGPGSLSQAHVPNERIPIEEVTEAKKLYEELIFKMLR; this comes from the coding sequence GTGTCGGAAGAAGTTGTTTCGTTGCTTCAGAAGATGATCCGCATAAATACTGTATCTCCTCCCGGAAATGAAAAGGATCTGGCTGTTTTTTTAGAAGCATATCTGAAAGAAAAAGGTTTGAAACCCTGTGTTCAGAGCGTTGAAGACAATCGTGCCAATTTAATATGTGAAATCGGCTCCGGCGATGAAACGCTGCTTGTGCTTAACGGTCACCTTGACGTTGTTCCCGCACAGGGAGAATGGAAATTCGATCCTTTTGCCGGGAACAGTGACGGCACATATGTGTACGGTCGCGGGGCGGCCGACATGAAAGGCGGATTGGCGGCATTGACGTGCGCATTCCTTTCCGTGATCCCTTACGCAGATAAATTAAAAGGCAAACTGCGCCTTGTTTTCGTTGCGGATGAGGAGACAAGCAATCACGGATCTCTTTATTATCTTGCTCATGATAAAAAAAGATATTCAAAAAATTATGCGGTTATTGCAGAACCTACGGAATTGCGCGTCTGTAAGGGGCATCTGGGAGCCGAACGTTATTGGATATCTTTTAAAGGCTCCGGCGCGCATTCAAGCAAACCCGAAAACGGCTGTAACGCTATTTATCTCGCTTCCAAAATGATAAATGCCCTCGAACAATACCATATAGAATTGAGAAAACGTTCGTCTTCTTACGGAAGCCCTTCCTGCGCGGTTACAAGGATCGAAGGCGGCGAAAAAGACAATACCGTACCTTCGTCATGCAAGCTGTTCATTGACCGCCGTACCGTTCCGGGTGAGACAAAAAAAGATATTGACAATGAAATTGACATTATAATCAAGAATGTTTTCGGAAAAGAAAAAGACCGCGTTGAAGTATCTTCTTTTTTTGATTTTTCGGCCGGCCGTATCGGTGAAGACAATCCGTTAATAGTTACTGCGTGTGAAATTGCCAAGCGGCGCAGAGGAGAGGAGTTTGGGAAACCCATAATCTTCGGCGCCGGATGCGAACAAGCTATTTTTACCAACGGCGGATTTGACACTATTGTTTGGGGCCCGGGTTCTCTTTCTCAGGCACATGTGCCGAATGAAAGGATTCCCATAGAAGAAGTGACGGAAGCAAAAAAACTATACGAAGAACTGATTTTTAAAATGCTGCGCTAA
- a CDS encoding formylglycine-generating enzyme family protein, with product MKTSSKHKALAFLGAAFVLFIAIMFTACPNNAGGSGSGSGSSGGGGTPAEGSFEDAGDFVKITPPVKGIVGVDPGCTLPGTEASWKGVFIKDRKVKLSPYKLGKTEVTYELWHEVLTWAEGNGYTFANKGLEGWDGTGGGGTYPNFANIGKSPTANKNHPVTMISWRDCIVWCNAYTHKMNNADTECVYRKKDDHMVVLKNATDTAACDAAYADMSKKGFRLPTEAEWEYAARWQGRDKTNAVQYGDVWLTKLNSASGAYKDWNDAEETKAVAWYNGNSDIKTHPVGEKRKNALGLHDMSGNVWEWCFDYDAEIKPEEVTDPQGAASGPNRVRRGGSWDSNASGCLVGKRNNYSPDIRNSNLCFRLAWRP from the coding sequence ATGAAAACAAGTTCAAAACACAAGGCACTTGCCTTTTTGGGAGCAGCTTTTGTGCTGTTCATCGCAATTATGTTTACCGCCTGCCCGAACAACGCGGGAGGAAGCGGTTCGGGCTCAGGCAGTTCCGGCGGAGGCGGAACTCCCGCTGAAGGTTCTTTTGAAGACGCGGGCGACTTTGTAAAAATAACGCCTCCTGTAAAAGGCATTGTAGGCGTTGATCCCGGATGCACCTTACCCGGAACTGAAGCTTCTTGGAAAGGCGTATTTATTAAAGACCGTAAGGTAAAATTAAGCCCATACAAGCTCGGCAAAACAGAGGTAACATACGAGTTATGGCACGAGGTACTGACATGGGCAGAAGGTAATGGCTACACCTTTGCAAACAAAGGGCTTGAAGGTTGGGACGGCACAGGCGGCGGAGGTACTTATCCTAATTTTGCGAATATCGGTAAGTCTCCTACAGCAAACAAAAATCATCCTGTAACAATGATAAGCTGGAGGGACTGCATTGTGTGGTGTAATGCGTATACTCATAAAATGAACAATGCCGATACCGAATGTGTATACCGCAAAAAGGACGATCATATGGTTGTATTAAAAAATGCGACTGATACAGCTGCTTGCGATGCCGCTTATGCCGATATGAGTAAAAAAGGCTTTAGACTTCCTACTGAAGCTGAGTGGGAATACGCAGCCCGCTGGCAGGGACGCGATAAAACAAATGCGGTACAATACGGCGATGTATGGCTGACCAAATTAAACAGTGCAAGCGGAGCCTACAAAGATTGGAACGATGCTGAAGAAACAAAAGCAGTTGCATGGTATAATGGTAATTCAGATATCAAAACCCATCCTGTAGGAGAAAAACGGAAGAATGCTCTTGGCTTACATGACATGAGCGGGAATGTCTGGGAATGGTGTTTTGATTATGATGCCGAAATAAAACCGGAAGAAGTTACCGATCCGCAAGGTGCCGCGTCGGGTCCTAACCGCGTCAGACGTGGCGGCAGTTGGGACAGCAACGCGAGCGGCTGCCTTGTAGGCAAACGGAACAACTACAGTCCTGACATCAGGAACAGCAATCTTTGCTTCCGCCTGGCTTGGCGCCCGTAA
- the purM gene encoding phosphoribosylformylglycinamidine cyclo-ligase — MATIDYKEAGVDVEEGYRAVNKYKEHAKRTAIPGLLTGLGSFNGMFQVPKGLKDPVMVSGTDGVGTKLDIAFKMKKYDTVGIDCVAMSVNDILCAGVQPLFFLDYLACGNLDADIASELVKGVADGCVDAACALLGGETAEMPGFYDKGKYDLAGFAVGVGERDEMITGRAIKEGDVLIGLSSTGVHSNGFSLVRKLVTDLDSKFTVGGKDSGKTIGEVLLTPTRIYVRPVMEVLKKFRKSVHGMVHITGGGFYENIPRMFFNEKDEKKKLVSVIKKNSWEILPVFRELIARGADESKVFNTFNMGIGFILAVESKDASDILKMFNENAFKYRQPGIPDMKAYDIGRTVYAADLVKRSEDSVIFED, encoded by the coding sequence ATGGCGACTATTGACTATAAAGAAGCGGGCGTCGATGTGGAAGAAGGCTATCGCGCCGTAAACAAATACAAAGAGCACGCAAAACGAACCGCCATTCCCGGATTGCTTACGGGATTGGGCAGCTTTAACGGAATGTTTCAAGTGCCGAAGGGTTTAAAAGATCCTGTAATGGTCAGCGGAACCGACGGCGTAGGCACAAAACTCGACATTGCGTTTAAGATGAAAAAATACGACACGGTCGGCATAGATTGCGTCGCCATGAGCGTAAATGATATTTTGTGCGCAGGAGTTCAACCGCTGTTTTTTCTCGACTACCTTGCCTGCGGAAATCTTGACGCCGATATTGCTTCCGAACTTGTAAAAGGCGTTGCCGACGGCTGTGTGGACGCCGCTTGCGCCCTGCTCGGAGGCGAGACGGCTGAAATGCCCGGATTTTACGACAAAGGCAAATACGATTTGGCGGGATTTGCCGTGGGAGTGGGCGAAAGGGATGAAATGATCACCGGCCGGGCGATCAAGGAAGGCGACGTTCTGATCGGCCTTTCTTCGACAGGGGTTCATTCAAACGGATTTTCTTTAGTGCGAAAACTTGTGACCGACCTTGATTCAAAATTCACCGTCGGCGGAAAAGACAGCGGAAAGACAATAGGAGAAGTTCTTTTGACGCCGACGCGCATTTATGTCCGTCCCGTAATGGAAGTTCTTAAAAAATTCCGTAAAAGCGTTCACGGTATGGTTCATATTACGGGCGGAGGATTTTACGAAAACATTCCGCGCATGTTTTTCAACGAGAAAGACGAAAAAAAGAAACTCGTTTCGGTTATCAAAAAAAACAGCTGGGAAATTCTTCCCGTGTTTAGAGAGCTTATCGCTCGCGGAGCCGACGAAAGCAAGGTTTTTAACACCTTCAACATGGGAATAGGCTTTATTCTGGCCGTAGAGTCAAAGGACGCTTCGGATATATTAAAGATGTTCAACGAAAACGCTTTTAAGTACCGGCAGCCGGGAATTCCCGATATGAAAGCTTACGATATCGGCCGCACCGTTTATGCCGCAGACCTGGTCAAACGCTCTGAAGACAGCGTCATCTTTGAAGACTGA